The genomic segment cccggccgcggcccgCACTCACGGGTCATGGCGCCGCTCCCTCCCGCCCTCCGCTCCGCCGCCACGTCCCGCACTGCCCCCCCcacgccccgccccgctccgctctTTAAGGGCGCGGCACAGCCAATCGCCGCGCCGAGCCCGCCCCCACCGCCCTCCTACTGGCGCGCGGCTCCGGCTAGGCCCCGCCTGATTGGCCGCGGGCTACAGCTGCCATTCTGCCGGCGGGGGCGAAAAATCCGGAAGCTGCGGCGCAGGCGCCAGAGACGCAGAGCCGCGCCCACGCGCcgggggcggggcagggcgcggGCCACGCCCCGTCAGGACGCGCCGGGGGGCGTAGCCGTAAGAGCcgtgcggggagcggggcggaCGGCGCTGCGGGGGCGGGGCagcgcgggaggggcggggcggggggcggggcgtggggcgggggcggggcggagccggggcgggcggaCGCAGCGCGGGcgctttcccccctccccggtccGACGCGCGGACCCGCTGCGCCCCCCTGGCAGGGCCACCGGCGGCCCCGCAGCCTCCTCTCCATCGCCGGCGGGGCGGCTCCTCCGGGAGGGGTGCggggcgccgcggggccgcTCAGGCTGCTCCTTCCGCCGTGGGCGGTGGCGGGGCTCTGCGGGGAGGGACCGCCGTGAGTGCCACCCGCGCCGCCGGGGACAAGCGGGCCCGGGACGGGCACCCGCCCCGCGACGGCCCGTCCCCGGGCGGCCCGGTCCGCCGGCGCGCCTACGCAcccggggctcggcggcggcaTCGGGCCGTGGTGGGGCTCCTggggggcggcgcgggccgggggACTGCGGCGCTTCACCAGCCGTGAGAATTCGGCGTGGATCACCTGCGGGCGGCGGGACGGGCTCCGGCGGGACCCCCGACGGTGCCGGTGCCCACGGTGCCGGGCTCCTGCGGCACCCCCGACGGTCCCGGtggcccccccctccccccccgaGCCGGGCTCCTGCGGGACCCCCGACggtcccggtgccccccccccctcccccccgaGCCGGGCTCCTGCGGgacccccgcccgccccagcgCTCCCGGTGCCGGGCTCCTCCGGACTCCCGCCCGCTCCGGcacccccgccgccccgcccggtCGGACCTTGCTGGCCGGGTCCAGCTCCAGGGCTCTCCTCAGGACGAGCGCGGCCTCCGCGTCCCGGCCCTGCTGCGCCAGCAGCTGCGGGGAGAGAAGCGGGCGGtagcggcggcggggctggggctggggctggggggcggcgcggggccgcgcgGGACCCACCTGCCCCCGCCGGAGCAGCGCCCGGCCGTTGTCCGGGCTGAGGCTCAGCGCCGCCTCGCAGGCCGCCAGCGCCTCGCCCACCCGCTGCAGCTTCAGCTCGGCGGCCGCGCAGTTGTTGAGGCACTTGACGCGCTGCTCCcgcagctcctcttcctcctgcgGCCcgggcggggctgcggggcgagCGCGGCCTCagcgcccccgccccgcagccccgcagccccgcagccccgcagccccggcccccctccccgcgcggTCTCACCGGCGGCGGGGCCGTCGAGGGCGCGCAGGGCCAGGCGGTAGGAGCGCAGCGCCGCCGCGAAGTCGCCCCGCGCGAAGTGGAAGTTGCCCCGCTCCCTCCGCTGCGAGCCCAGGCACAGGCGGacggcgggcggcagcggctgCGGGTCGGGGCCGTCCCGCACCTCCAGCAGCGTCACCTCGAACAGCAGCGGCGCCTCGGGCGGCACGTCGGGCTCCCTGCGGGCACAGCGccggctgcccctgcccctgcccccgGGCCTGCCCGGccgcctgcccctgcccgcccctgcccctgcccgccctACCTGCCCGGGCGGCCGTAGCCGTAGGGGAAGGCGGCGAGGAAGAAGGAGACCTCCCCGGGCTGCATGGTGGGGACGCCCAGCTCCAGGGCCTGCGGACGCGGGCATGGCGGGGCTGGCCGGGCGCGGCAccgggcagcgctcagcccGCACCGCGCCCCGGCCGGAGCTGACCTGCACGACGTCGCCGTGGCCCGGCACAAAGGTGAGCCGCGGGTCCCGCTCCACCAGCCCGCCGTCCTCCAGGGCGCCCAGCACCTTCACCGACACCTCCTGGCCCGCCTGCGGCCGCGGCCCGCCCTGCCCGTCCCGCACCACGCGCTTCCGCAGCAGCCGGTCctctgcggggggggggggggggtgacgGTGGTCCTGAGACCCGCTCCGGGACCCCCGGGGCCCGGAACCCGCGGCCCGGCTCTCCCCGCGGTCGCCCGTGGGCGCTCACCCGTCAGGTCGCTCCAGCCGTCGGCGGCGAAGAGCGGCCCGAAGCTgccggggcccggggccgccAGCGCCTCTAGCCGCCGGTAGAAGAGCCGCTCCTCCTCGCGCACCGACGGCAGCGCGATGGCGGTGTGGGGCAGGCGGAACCGCA from the Gavia stellata isolate bGavSte3 chromosome 13, bGavSte3.hap2, whole genome shotgun sequence genome contains:
- the LOC132318038 gene encoding peptidyl-prolyl cis-trans isomerase FKBP8-like, encoding MPGPSPGGSPERETGAGGRPRGPGRGRRVRFRLPHTAIALPSVREEERLFYRRLEALAAPGPGSFGPLFAADGWSDLTEDRLLRKRVVRDGQGGPRPQAGQEVSVKVLGALEDGGLVERDPRLTFVPGHGDVVQALELGVPTMQPGEVSFFLAAFPYGYGRPGREPDVPPEAPLLFEVTLLEVRDGPDPQPLPPAVRLCLGSQRRERGNFHFARGDFAAALRSYRLALRALDGPAAAPPGPQEEEELREQRVKCLNNCAAAELKLQRVGEALAACEAALSLSPDNGRALLRRGQLLAQQGRDAEAALVLRRALELDPASKLPDFSPPPAEWQL